The DNA segment GCTTTTGAAGTTTAGCTTCAATCATTTTCCCTTGATCTAAGTCAAAGTTTTGAGTAGGCCGCAGTTGGGAGAAGGATTTAGATGTGAGCTAGTGTGTATTACTCAGTTTGTCAATATGGGTAAACGACTGAATATCAATGGTTGCATTATCGTAGACTTTCTCCTCGAAGAAAAAGTAATGTGCATAAAGATGTGGGTTTGTCCACTATCTTGTTATTCATGTCTTTCTTTCCACAGGAGTAATcctgtttatttgttttgttccaGAACTCCTTATCTCTTTGCAATTGTGATGCGTCTATGCTGTGACTAGAAAACTAAAATTGCGTGCCTTCTATTGTTCTGTATGCGACTTCAGTGCCTGGAATTGGAAAGGCTTTCAGTTCAGGTCTTTTAAGGATAATAAAGTTCCAGCTGGGCTCCCGAAAAAATGATGAAGAGAATAGAAACTTGTAAACTGTATTCATTTTACTTTTTGTTTCTCATATCTTCTTCCTTAACATCATATGTAGCTTTTACCTTTCTACTTATTCAGAGAACAAGTTATTTTATATATGGTTGCCCTGAAAAGGTTACTGATGTTGTCTCTGGGGCTGATATTATTTCGGGATGTTGCATTGCGGATTGTGctatttccttctttttttgtgTAACTTACCTCTCCTCTGAATTTGATGTCCAGCAAATTGTCCCACCAGTCTTGCACTCTTTTTCGCACCAAGACAGCAGAGTTCGTTATTATGCATGTGAAGCTTTGTACAACATAGCGAAGGTGAGAAAGATAAAGGAACCTGTACTACGCATGTTCTTTTGGGTCTTGCTGTTTGGACTTCATTTTTGCTATTTTTACAGGTTGTAAGGGGAGATTTTATCATATTCTTCAACCAGATCTTTGATGCTTTGTGTAAGCTTTCGGCTGACTCAGATCCCAATGTGCAAAGTGCTGCTCATCTTCTAGATAGACTTGTGAAGGTAATGCATCACTTCATTTGAATATTGTTAGAGAGGGAGGAGTATGTAAACGTCTAGAAACAAATGTGATTTTTAGATGATAAGGAAATCCAGTTGTTCGATATATCACAACAAGGAGGAGGATAGAAGGTGTTGCAGAGGGAAGGAGAGTCTAAAGATGATGATTGAGCGTTTGTTAGTTTCATAGGGAAGTTTAAATGGTGTAAATTTACTAATTTATGGTAGAAAAGGTGGGTGTCCTTCTCTTTCATTTCCTTATTCCCGATTCTTTTTACTTCCAGTACTTTATGGGAGAGCGAACGAGTTGCTTTAATCAAAAGATATGCACAGTTTTTGTATTTTGACTTATCAATTTTGAGTGATAACAttgtgctacaacttttgtggGGATGCAGGATATTGTCACAGAGAGTGAGCAATTCAGGTGAGTTTGGGTTGTTGGAACAAGTATCTTCATACTGGAATCAAATTTTAATGGAATCAAATTTTAATTCTTTCTTGTTGCTGAGGTATTATTTGACAGCTTTGAATTGTGCATTTTATTTCTTATACAGCATTGAAGAATTTATTCCATTGTTGAGAGAACGAATGAATGTCCTCAATCCTCATGTCCGCCAATTTCTTGTTGGGTGGATCACAGTCTTAGACAGTGTTCCGGATATTGATATGCTCGGTTTTCTTCCTGATTTTCTTGATGGTAATTGCTTGTATTTCAATGTCAAACATTCTAGCTGTGCAACTCAATGTTATAAAATTGTAAACTCATGTGGTCTCTCTTGACTTGATGAAGTGCAGGATTATTTAATATGCTGAGTGATTCTAGCCATGAAATACGGCAACAGGCTGATTCTGCACTTTCAGAGTTTTTAGAAGAAATTAAGAATTCTCCAGTAAGATCTCTGTCATGTGTGTCATGTTAAACTTTATAATGACCTTGTGCTGAGCTCCCGTAGGAAAAAGTATTGTAAAACTTGTGCAACCCTTGCCTGCCTACTGGTATTGATGAGACGTCAGATAAAAGATATCTGAAAATATGTTTGTCTCTCAACTTGCTACTTGAATTTACCAATTTTTATTTAGTAACCGTGTTTAGCTTTCCATCTGTATAGAAGATGGTTGTCTTTAGCTCTGTTTTTGTATTTGCATCCTTTTGGAATAATAAGAATTCCTTATTGACAAAAATCTGGGAAAAAAAAATCTCAAAAGCTGATTTTGTTTGTCCTTTGTAAATTTTCTAACTCGAGGAATGCCACTCTTTAAGTCTGTAGATTATGGCCGCATGGCTGAAATACTAGTGCAAAGGGCAGGCTCGCAGGATGAATTTACTAGGCTGACTGCTATCACTTGGGTAAGTATGTTGATATGTATGTTGCTCGTGAACTATGTTATCCTGGTGTAAAGAATATGCTAGTATTTAACCTGTCAAATCTGTTTGAATAGACTATTTTGTGTTGTGCAGATAAATGAGTTTGTGAAACTTGGTGGAGATCAACTTGTCCCTTATTATGCTGACATTCTGGGAGCAATATTGCCTTGTATATCtgataaagaagaaaaaataagagtTGTAAGTGGAAATATTCCCATTTTTTTATTGTGCTCGTGTTTCTTTTCCTTGTTGTGCTGCCTTTTTCTTCACTGTTCTTACTTCTTTGTGTTCCTTCTTTGTCCATCGTTCTTACTTTTCTATTCTTCTGTGTTTAGGTTTCTCGTGAAACAAATGAAGAACTTCGTGGAAATGAGGCTGATCCAGCTGAAGGATTTGATGTAGGAGCAATCCTCTCCGTTGCTAGGAGGTATGATGTTACTTATTGAGGGATATTTTGCTGTTGAAGATTTTAAGAAGTTGCACTGTCTTGATACTACATTAAGGTCCCATCTCATTTGGATTCTGTAGCAACCGTAGACTTTTAGAAATGGTCATTAGGGTTTGGATGCTGGAGCCTCCAACTTCCAGCAATGCCTTGTAAAATGATTTATGGAACTAATGCTCCTTATGAGGGTGCTCATTTTTCTGGGTGTAGCTCATGATGCATGAATCTGCAAAAAGCAAATGCACTGCTTTAAAAAAAGAAGCAAATGCACTGCAGCAGatgttttttgtttgaatttttttgCTTTGTACTGTAATTGGATAATTTGGGACCTGCTTTCAAATAAATTTGCGGTGTGACTggtgatgccaaagactatgaaAGAACTCTTGTGCTGCAGGATGAGTTACAATTGTAGAAACCCCGCTTGTGTGTGCTGGGTGATTCTGAAGGAGAGGAAGCTGAGATACTTGAGGGAATATACAGTTGTATATGTTTTGAAATATATATGCCTAACTCTATTAGCTCTGTGATGTAATTTTCACAATGAATATGAGGAAAATGGTATAATTCATTAGTTATATACAACAGTGAATGCTTCATAAATGGTTACTATCCTTCTTTACTGTCCAGACTATCTTGCTtatattaataaattttttaatatatacaaaTAAGCTTTTTCCCActataaaactaatttaattaaaaATGAGATTGAATTATTTAAGAAAACCAAAACCTAACAGAGTTCGTGATAAGAATAATTATATTCAAGTTGCTATGTGTTACATGTAATTTGATTCTAGTTAACTTTGTGTCTCAATTTGTTTATCAGGCAGTTGTCTAGTGAATGGGAAGCAACACGTATTGAAGCATTACATTGGATGTGGACCCTGCTGAATAGACATCGGTCAGAGGTGAAGACCTAAAATTTAATGATGGCCACCTTCTTTATTCTTTTGCACAATGAGAATGCTCTCTCATTAGTTCATATGAGTAGATATCTAAAAACTACACTGGTTTACCAGTGGGGATAGGATACAGTAGTTTTATCTATTAATGTTGTGTGATGGAGCCAGAGTTGCTAAAAGTACTAGCTCATGTGTTGGTGGGATGCTTCCTCAATAACAAGGACATAAGGTATTGAAAAATGTTTTCTACAAGAGAGGTCACTAGTCATTTGAAACGTACAACTCTTTTATTTttcacaattttgtatttttcacttaGAAAGTAATTGAATCTGCATAGAATGAGTCATGAGCTTTACAATGAGAGAAGTATCGATTCCTTGCTCTTTGTGGTTGTCccttcactctctctctctctctctctctctgggaTGAGACAGAGGAGCTTTGCTTTATCAATTAAGTGTATACATTGCAAATTTGATTCAACTTCTAGaagtaatttttttatatttggtTTAGGAATAAGTTCATCGATAACACTCAGATTATGCAACATATCTTATTATCAGTCAATCAATATATGTTTTGTTGTTAACATTCTTATGGTTTCAGAACTATGATCTGATAAGTGAATGTTTATCTTTCTAATATTTTGAAACAGGTCTTGGTTTTTCTGAATGATGTCTTTGACACTCTCCTAAGGGCGCTGTCAGATTCCTCCGACGAGGTATCTCTTACTGTGTCACTTCTTTTTCATTGAGTTTGTCATGCTGGTTTGCTTTGATAGTTCTAGTAATTGTTCTAGCTTCTAGTCAACAAAGGTATATTCCAGAATATTTTATCTTGACGGAAAAATGTTGATGGGCAAGTGGTAATAGCCCATGTGTTTTTGTGGTAACATTGCGGTTGTGTTTTCCGGGCATTTGCTGACTTTCAAAGTTTCACTTAGATTTGTGTATGAGCTGCGGCCTTTGTGCGGTTCCCCCAGTGTTGTTTCTTGTCGAACTTTGGCTGTACTTCTTTCCTCTCCTGCCCTTTTCCCACCCTTTATGCCCTGCGATTTTCTTTCTCACCCTTTTCTGGAAACTTTCACAACTGTACATGACTCCCTCATTCTAATTTCTGGATCGTTCTTAACTTAAAGTTTAGTACTGTTGTAATGCTGGTAAATATTTGCTGCTTGCATGATACCTAAAAGTTGTCTAAACTGCATTTGTGCTATTTGGTGTTTGCTGATTCATTGCCACGAATATTCTCTTGTTTTGGAGGATGAGTGGTACGTGCAACTTATGCTTGACCCATAATAATCTGTCTTGAAATGGAAATGAACTTAAAGGTGGTATAAGATAATGGAGTAGAATTTTGATAGACACATTGTATCTCAGATTTCTTCTTGGCCCAAATTTTGTTTGAAATTGCTAAAATTATCTTTCTACCTTCAAGTTTAACTACTTGTCTCAACACATTCATTAATTGGGAAGGTGATCTTAGAGGGTGCTTCCTGTTATTTGTTTGTTCAGAGAGTCTTCTTTAAATTCTCTTCCAGGTAGTGCTCTTGGTGCTTGAGGTGCACGCATGCATAGCCGAAGATCCGCAACACTTCCGCCAGCTAGTTGTTTTCCTAGTTCACAGCTTTCAGCATGATCACTCACTTCTGGAGAAGTAAATGTTATGCTATATTCTTTTTTGGTTCTTGGGGGCAATTTATGGTGTCCTTTTGTTGTTTGATTTATTGAATAATTGGTATCTCAGTTTTCCAAATCCCTTTCAGACGTGGAGCTCTGATAATTCGACGGCTATGTGTCCTCCTAAATGCTGAAAGAGTTTACCGTGAACTGTCCACAATACTTGAAGGGGAATCAGATTTGGACTTTGCATCTGTGATGGTTCAGGTTGTACTTCTTGCCCATTTATCAGGAGAATATCCCTGTTTCCAATATATAGAATGAAAGTGGAACGACACAGAGCTCACACTTTGTTTTATTCGATTATATTGTATTGATATCACAGAACTGTCAACTGCGGCTCATGTTTAAAGTACGGTGCTTAATGTTGTCATTGCTGTAAGCTGAGTGTGCTGGTGTCTGTTTCAGGCCTTAAACTTGATTTTGCTTACTTCAACTGAGTTGTCCGACCTTCGGGATCATCTTAAAGGATCACTTATCAATGATGCCGGGAGAGACTTGTTTCTTTCTTTGTACGCATCGTGGTGCCATTCGCCAATGGCAATGATAAGTCTCTGCCTATTAGCTCAGGTAAGCTTGTATAGCCTGCAAGTTTTCCGGCATTTACTCATAGCTATATCAAGCATTTTGTTCCCTTTGTTTCACAGTGAATATGAATAATCAGCTCTTTCTCTGTTACAGGCATATCAGCATGCAAGTTCTGTTATTCAGTCTTTGGTTGAAGAAGACATCAATGTGAAGTTCTTAGTGCAGCTACACAAGTTGATCCACCTTCTGGAGACTCCAACCTTTGCTTACCTTAGGCTGCAGGTGTTTTGAATTTCTCCTTTGTTGAAGTTTCAAACCTAGAATTTTGAATTCCTTTATCATTTGTGGTTCTTTATGATCTAGATATAAATAATATGTATGTTTTAATTCCTTTTGGCCGGGGGTTGTCCTGGAAGATGAAATCTAGCACCAGAGGATATATGCTTATCTCTTAAGCTGCAGATTGAAGGAAAAGGaaatacattttcttttcttttcatagtACATCGTTCTAACATTTTGGCTCGTATAAAGCTCTTCTTTTTGTGTAACCGACCCCAACTTATTTGGAATTGGGATTGAAGTGTAGTTGTTTATTTGTAAAAGTGCTCTTCTTTGCATTTAGCGTATTCTTTGGAGTGCGCAACAAAGTCTTGCGAAAAGGCCAATCTCCATCTCGCATACATCTTAAGAAGGGAAACCAGATTGGAATTGATAAGCATTGTGTTATTGCCAAACTACCTAGATTATTCTGCTCGCTGCATCAATAGGAATCCTGTACTATATTCTGACATTGGTTTTAACAGACTTCAAATTAATTACCTCtcaatggagggaaataaaaattGGAACAGAGGACGTgggggtgggtgggtgggtggggggGTAGTGTTAGCTGAAacttatatttcatgattttatccATACTTCCATAGTTGGACTTTTTCATTGTGCCTTTGTAAATTTCCAGCTTTTCCATGTCTTTTGGAGAGGCTGCAAACTTCTCATTGCTTGTTCTGAATACCCAATACTGATCTCTTTCAGTTAAAGTACGTTAAGTCCCTTTACTCTAGTGGTTTGTTGGTGCTCGAATCAAACCTTGTTATGAACTGCAAATACTAGGGTGCCATATTTGAAGGTTAACTCTTTCTCTAATATCTATTTCTGTTCTTGTGTTTCTACATGGAAGTAACCTTTGATTTCTTCAACTACTTGAAAAAAAAAGCAATTTATCGTCTTCCACTTTACCTTTTTTATGAAGTCCGTGGTATTTATATCCGTCCAAGACTGAATACGCCTATACGTTATAAGAGATTTAATGTAATTTAACTCCTAAAATTGGAATGTACTGCTAGCTATTTTACTTTCATTCAAcaactccaaaatctgaataTCTCCTAGGTGGCAGTATGAATCTTGTGTTGGTTTTCTAATAGTTCTTTTGTTCTCAATGTGATGTACAAGCAAGTTTATTGGgattttctctttttcacaaataagtTTCGTTAGGAGTATCTTAGTTGCTCTTCTTCTTGCAGCTTCTTGAACCTGGAAGATACATATGGTTGTTAAAAGCATTATATGGTCTACTGATGCTGTTACCGCAGGTATCTTATGAATTATTTTCTCCATTAATAAGCTGAGTTAAAGATTATTGCGACTGTTGTTATTGCGTCAACGGTCAACCACATCTCATTTGTGATGCATGCCTGGATAAGTTTGCAGTTGTTGGATTTGCTTCTGCAAGTTGAGTTTCTGTTGAATCATATGTTTAAGACTGTGGCAGAAGTCAATCACTGGGTCATGTTAGTAGTTCAATCCACTTATTAGTCTATTACTATATTCTGAAAGATAGTATGTCATGGCTATTTTCCAGCTTATACTTGAAATAATCACTCATGAGTTGTTTTTTAAATTTATCTTGAAAATAACGGTGGTGTTGGGGCACCTCGATTATTCCACCGGATATCTGCTAGCTCCTACCAACTTATGTACCACGTAACTCTTCCTTCCAAGATTTAGTGGAAGGGAAAATATCACCTAGTGTTTTTTGTGTTCTCTGGAATTTGTTCATAAGCTGGTTTTTATGTTAGTAATACAGTGAACTCTTTACAAAAGTTTATCCATTTGAGTTTTCCTGATTGTCACTCTTATATTAAGCTGCACATAAAGTTGTTTGCTAATATGGATATTCGTTATCAATTGATGTAGCAAAGTGCAGCCTTTAAGATTCTCCGTACTCGGTTGAAAACTGTTCCTTCGTACTCCTTCAAGGAAGAGCGACCTGTACGAACATCATCTGGGATTTCTTTTTTCAATGGGGGAGGTGGATCACAAATTTCAGAGGATGGCAACCCGAATGAGAATTCACATGATATGCATAATGGAATAAACTTTGGTTCGAGGCTGAAGCATTTTAAGCAAATTCAGCAGCAGCATCGTTTGCATTCAAAGTCAGAGACTCACTCACGTTTTAATTCTGCTTCCTCAATGAAGGTTCGTGTGCTACTTATTGTCTACTTATTTTTCTGATAATATTTTGGTTGCATATTAAACTCTGATGCTTGTTCAAAAGTTAACAAAAATACCTGAGGCTAGGCATGTCCTAGATGTAAAGGTATTTAGTTATTTTCGCCGCAATGCACTGCTTATCTGTCTATCTGGGTTGAGTATGGAGAAAAGAGTTCTTAGATATTTTGGGTACCAAATGCGGCAATGACGAAAGATGGGCATATTTGGCGTGGGTTGTGTAACTTGCGACAAACAAATGCTTTTAGTGGGGGTTGTATGTGCTTCATTTTTGTGAAGTTCCATATCTCAAATATATGTGTGTATATCTATTTTGATATTCGAGAAATGCCCGGCTAGCTTCTAGCCCAAGTCCAGTTGGCGCACAAGTTCAAAACTCTGGGGAGTATGGGTCAGCCCCTCTACCCTCCCTTCAACTTAAATTCCAGGCTGTCCATGGCAGGGTTCAAACCTGTGACATGCGTCTAACTCATACATCACATGCTCGTGATCCTCACCATTGAACCAAAGCCCTTGGATCCATATACCCTATTATATTGAATAGACCTTTATTTCTTTTCTAAAATCTGCTCTTTTTTCGCATTGGAATCTTAGCTTGAACCTATCTTAATTCAGGAGGTATAAAGACCAGAAGAATCAAAGCAATCTTGACGATCATCGCGTAGAGATGCAGAGCATGCGCAACTATGATTGTTTTCCCTGGCTCCTAAGAGAGGTTTCTTATACAGCAATCTTGATTTGCTTGCTTTTGATTTTTTGGAAGCACATCCAAGCTTTGTTAAGTTGTAAATTGTTATAtacttttagtttgttttgtCAAAATTCACAAGGGTTGGGATGTACAAGGGGGGGGGGGTATATTTTTAGCTTGGATATTCCCGAGCTACTTTATATTTAAATCTTTTAGAGAATACTTAAAGGTAAAATTTGTCCATGTGGTTATGTTATTTTTGTTGAATACCATATGGGCAATGAGGTAGATATGTAGGATATAAAAAGGTTCATAATTCTTCTGTAACAAATAAAGATTCATTTTGTGTGTTATGCTTTACTCTATTGAGGGCTGTATTCCTTGGACATGAATAATTCTCAAAGCTTGAGATTTGTGATATTTCCCATGTTTTCGTTGAAGTAGTAATAAATTAGCGTGGATATGTTGATCCTAAAGAGTGTCTTATTTGTACCTCAAGAATTCTTTTCTTGCAAGGAAATAAATTCTGATATTATCTCCAAAAAGAAATTTAAAACAAGGGAAATTGGCTCGTGGAAAGCGTTTCCGACGAGCCAATTCCGATGGTACGTTCATCAGAAATTCAATGtaagtatttatatatatatataaaggagggAATGGAGGAGTGATGTGGCACCTCTCATCAGCTAGCAATGCTATTTATCTTTTTTGtcctttttttgctttttttttttcttatttaaaaaATCCAACAGTCTCTTAATAAACAATAAGATATGCATTGATTTTTTACAGCGGTTTCTAAACAGACACTAACCGTTCCTTTCTATTACAAGTCTAATTATTCAAATATTTTCCTCTTCTCCTATTTATTATTATACACCCTATTTAATTTAAAGTCTTTATTGTAAGTGATCCTGTAgaagttttaatttaatttaggGTCACAACCGGTTAAGCTATAAAATGGCAAAGTCCCTATCTGTATCCACAATAATCTATTCCAGAAGTCCCTAACGcaacactttgtttttcttctgCAAATTTTACTGTTCCTTTTTATCGGCAACACTCTTGGTTTAACAGGTTACAATATTTGCAGCCTGGTTCTTAGATACGCAATACGCATGCATAACTTGATTTACAACTCTTGAGAATTAAGAACATAACCAGATTGAGGAGTCAAATCTGATGCCAATATTGGTAAATCAACCTTCTTATAATTATGTTATTTCTATTGCTTTAATCTTACAAATGGGAGCCTCTGTAGACTcttatatttttcttaatttatcATATATTATAGACAATTCATATTATGATAAAGCCACATATACTTTATATCATATTAATTATTTTATGCACTTTCTTGGCTAAATATGCCCATAGCAGTTGTCTTTAAACTGAAAAATACTACTTATCATAATTTGTGAAACTTTTAACATGAAAAAGAGTATCCAAAACTGCACTTATGTATCACAACAATTACAAAGAAATATATCGCTAAATTGACATTATTTGGTCATCGATCGGACACTGTGGGCTGTGGCAATTGACCTAAACCTGTTATGGATTTTTgttgaacaaatatgaagttacTTCACATGTTTGCGATGTCATGAATGCAGGTATTACCTTTGGAAATTTTATTGTCAACTCCAATACTGAAATCAAGATTACAGGAGCTCTCAAATCGGTCATAGTATGCTCATTCAAGACTTTGGAGTATTATTTCGTTCAATTGAATTGTTAAATTGTGATAACATCATTTTGTTGGTATTATATAATAGCAAATAGCACATCAAGGGTACATTAATAATTTGTTCTTCTTTAGTTGTTCATTTATACTTCTTTTATCTTAATTGATTATCTAATTCAGACCTCATTTCGACTAATGAAGTTCTTGAGAACAAGTATACTGTAGTTGGAAGGTCTAAATTGTTCATCgacagaaaaataaaataaaagatgctCAAATACCCAAAAAAACGGAAGTCAACCTTGAGAAGGTAATTATATTAGTGACCAATTGATAGCGTTATTACTAGaagatagatagatagagtatTAATCAAACACTACTACTACTTCTGCTATAATTCATGCAAGGGCACATATTTTCTATATTCTATTTTATGCGACGTTCTGGTCATTTCAATTCTTTAGTGTTTGGATTattaatatcttaatttattttgcAAAAAGCCTAATTTTTGTAGATGTTTAAATAAGTTTTGAGCTCTAAATTTGATAAGATCTTTAAGATCGGGCGAAGCGCGGATAAATTAACTAGTTAGTGTATATAATTTAAACTCGTGGTAAAATATTGTCTATGGCCAAACGGGCTCCCGAAAATGGATGTGAGAAAGTGAAGTGAACAAGCTAACATACCCTTTGAACATAGGATGATGGCATCAAATATGGAAGAACAGTAAGATATTCAATCATCTGCTTcctaattgaaaaatagtcatcgTTTGcgaagttattgaaaaatagccactattttgctaaaatacggaaagttccagcat comes from the Nicotiana sylvestris chromosome 4, ASM39365v2, whole genome shotgun sequence genome and includes:
- the LOC104243788 gene encoding protein VAC14 homolog, with amino-acid sequence MTIAEALSVIPAAVLRNLSDKLYEKRKNAALELEGIIKQLTGAGDHDKITSVINLLTQEYTYSPQAHNRKGGLIGLAAVTVGLTSEAAQHLEQIVPPVLHSFSHQDSRVRYYACEALYNIAKVVRGDFIIFFNQIFDALCKLSADSDPNVQSAAHLLDRLVKDIVTESEQFSIEEFIPLLRERMNVLNPHVRQFLVGWITVLDSVPDIDMLGFLPDFLDGLFNMLSDSSHEIRQQADSALSEFLEEIKNSPSVDYGRMAEILVQRAGSQDEFTRLTAITWINEFVKLGGDQLVPYYADILGAILPCISDKEEKIRVVSRETNEELRGNEADPAEGFDVGAILSVARRQLSSEWEATRIEALHWMWTLLNRHRSEVLVFLNDVFDTLLRALSDSSDEVVLLVLEVHACIAEDPQHFRQLVVFLVHSFQHDHSLLEKRGALIIRRLCVLLNAERVYRELSTILEGESDLDFASVMVQALNLILLTSTELSDLRDHLKGSLINDAGRDLFLSLYASWCHSPMAMISLCLLAQAYQHASSVIQSLVEEDINVKFLVQLHKLIHLLETPTFAYLRLQLLEPGRYIWLLKALYGLLMLLPQQSAAFKILRTRLKTVPSYSFKEERPVRTSSGISFFNGGGGSQISEDGNPNENSHDMHNGINFGSRLKHFKQIQQQHRLHSKSETHSRFNSASSMKEV